From the genome of Vicia villosa cultivar HV-30 ecotype Madison, WI linkage group LG2, Vvil1.0, whole genome shotgun sequence, one region includes:
- the LOC131648949 gene encoding uncharacterized protein LOC131648949: MDGGMRAYALPSQAGSLEPTSLIPTRSWRDLVSLPRRGRRGRQCSFSTRNPGGSETHLLHEQSAPRTRSQIPTDRKSRARTSDHSEKTQTLLPGPHHNRANRATHKTIASTSGHGREDAPLVAIAEFDIKYEGRKALKAQVLADFVAEMAFPETTNNNAQKWTLYVDGASSSSGSGAGIILENREGTLIEVSLSLLFPTSNNQAEYEALLAGLCLANDLEAEEIEVFTDSQLVASHISGEYQVKSETLAEYLTLVRGRLARFRSAKVKHIPREHNSRANVLSKLASTRKKGGNKSVIQEILPKPSTESSPGLTLVNAIGDASCWMTPVYNYLTSDLLPDDPKEASIVRRRACSYILIENRLYRLGFSIPLIKCIGEGTIPHILWEIHEGINSQHLGGRSLARKALRAGYYWPSMQHDAKEYVKKCDKCQRFGDMHLVPPNELKSLLSPWPFAWWGMDLLGPFVTGSNQNKYLIVAVDYFTKWIEAEPLAKITSLNVLRFYKRNILARFGVPLAIITDNGTQFTDGRFQEFVTKLGTKQHFASVEHPQTNGQAEAANRVILRGIRRRLDEIKKGWVEELHSVLWAYRTTPHSTTGETPFQLTYGTEAVIPVEVHVPTRRTEEPLETEGNLEAIREELDLVEEIRTGAALREASLKQKIAP; this comes from the coding sequence ATGGACGGAGGAATGCGAGCGTACGCTCTCCCATCTCAAGCAGGCTCTCTCGAGCCCACCAGTCTTATCCCGACCCGAAGCTGGAGAGACCTTGTATCTCTACCTCGCCGTGGCCGTCGAGGCCGTCAGTGCAGCTTTAGTACGAGAAACCCCGGAGGGTCAGAGACCCATTTACTTCACGAGCAAAGCGCTCCAAGGACCCGAAGTCAGATACCAACAGATCGAAAAAGCCGGGCTCGCACTAGTGACCACAGCGAGAAGACTCAGACACTACTTCCTGGCCCACACCATAATCGTGCGAACCGAGCAACCCATAAAACAATTGCTAGCACGTCCGGACATGGCCGGGAGGATGCTCCACTGGTCGCTATCGCAGAGTTCGACATAAAGTACGAAGGGAGAAAGGCCCTCAAAGCACAGGTCCTAGCAGACTTTGTGGCCGAAATGGCCTTCCCCGAGACAACAAACAACAATGCCCAAAAATGGACCCTGTACGTGGACGGGGCATCAAGCTCATCCGGGAGCGGGGCAGGTATTATCCTAGAAAACAGGGAGGGAACTCTCATAGAGGTATCCCTATCCCTCTTATTCCCAACATCCAACAATCAGGCCGAATACGAAGCTCTGCTCGCCGGATTGTGCCTTGCAAACGATCTAGAAGCCGAGGAAATCGAGGTATTCACTGACTCTCAACTTGTCGCGTCCCACATCTCGGGCGAGTATCAGGTCAAAAGCGAGACCCTCGCCGAATACTTAACCCTCGTGCGTGGAAGACTGGCCCGATTCAGAAGCGCCAAAGTAAAACATATCCCGAGAGAACACAATTCTCGAGCGAATGTCCTGTCAAAACTAGCCAGTACGAGGAAGAAGGGGGGCAACAAATCCGTGATCCAGGAAATACTGCCAAAACCCAGCACCGAATCCTCGCCCGGGCTAACGCTCGTAAACGCAATCGGGGATGCGTCCTGCTGGATGACCCCCGTATACAACTACTTAACAAGCGACCTTCTACCCGACGATCCCAAAGAGGCCTCCATAGTCCGGAGGAGAGCCTGCTCCTACATCTTGATCGAAAATCGACTCTACAGACTAGGATTTTCTATACCCCTCATCAAATGCATCGGCGAGGGCACGATCCCCCATATACTCTGGGAAATACATGAAGGAATCAACTCCCAACACCTAGGAGGGAGATCCCTCGCTCGGAAAGCACTCCGAGCCGGATACTATTGGCCCTCCATGCAGCACGACGCCAAAGAATACGTGAaaaaatgcgacaaatgccaacgCTTCGGAGACATGCACCTCGTGCCGCCCAACGAACTCAAGTCTCTGTTGTCCCCCTGGCCATTCGCCTGGTGGGGCATGGACCTCCTCGGTCCATTCGTAACCGGGAGCAATCAAAATAAGTACCTCATAGTCGCggtcgattacttcaccaaatggatcgaaGCCGAACCATTGGCCAAGATCACGTCCCTgaacgtgctccgtttctacaaaaGGAACATCCTCGCCCGATTCGGCGTACCTCTGGCCATTATCACCGACAATGGTACCCAGTTCACCGACGGGCGCTTTCAAGAGTTCGTCACAAAATTAGGAACCAAACAACACTTCGCGTCGGTTGAACACCCCCAGACGAACGGGCAAGCCGAGGCCGCCAACAGAGTGATCCTGAGGGGCATTAGAAGAAGACTAGACGAGATCAAAAAAGGATGGGTCGAAGAAttacacagcgtcctctgggccTATCGCACCACCCCACATTCCACCACCGGGGAGACCCCCTTCCAACTTACATATGGAACAGAGGCCGTGATCCCCGTCGAAGTACACGTGCCCACCAGGCGCACCGAGGAACCTCTCGAAACAGAAGGCAACCTCGAGGCAATTAGAGAAGAGCTCGACCTGGTCGAAGAAATCCGTACGGGAGCCGCACTCCGCGAAGCCTCGCTCAAGCAAAAAATTGCCCCATAA